Genomic DNA from Brenneria izadpanahii:
CCGCGCAGGAACTGGATCAGCATGAAGACAAAGAATCCCTGAGTGGCGAAAGCCAGCGGCAAATACAGCGGCATATAGCTATTCAGCATGCCCATTTCGCGGAACATGATGTACTGCGGAATCAGCAGCACGGTGCTGGGCAGCAGCATGGTGGCGATCAGCGTGGCGAACCAGAAGGTTTTCCATGGAATTTCAAAGCGGGCGAATCCATAGGCCACGATGGTGGAAGAGATAATGGTCAGGATCACTTTCGGGATCACGTACTTGAACGTGTTGATCATGTAGTGGCCGAAGTTGTATTCCGTTCCGGTTTTCCAGCCATTGACGAAACCGTCCCAGGTGGCGTGTTCGGGCCACAATCCGAGCGTGGTGAAAATCTCATGGTTGGGCTTGAAGGACGCAGCGAACATCCACGCCAGCGGATAGAGCATCAGCAGACCGACAAATAACAGAATGACGTAACGGATAGCGGCGCTGATTTTTTCTTTCCGCAGCGTGCGGCGAATTTCTATTGCGGCCACTTCCTGAGCCGTACTCATGTTTGTATGCATGTCAGCCATTTTTTCCTCCTTTATCGGCGGAGTAGAACACCCAGTACTTGGACGACTTAAAGGCAATCGAAGCAAATACCGCGACGACCAGGAACAGAACCCACGCCAGCGCGGCGCCGTAGCCCATGTCGAAATATTTGAATGCCGTATCGTAGATATAAAGCGAGAACAGGTAGGTGTAATGAGTCGGCCCGCCGCCGGTAATAACGTAAGGCGCGGTAAATTCCTGGAACGCCTGCGTGGTCTGCATAATAAAGTTAAAGAAAATAACCGGCGTAATTAACGGCACGGTGACTTTCATAAACATCTGCCATTTAGAGGCGCCGTCGATCATGGCGGCTTCGTACTGAGATTGCGGTACGTTCTGCAGGGCCGCCAGGAAGATAACCATGGCTGAGCCAAACTGCCATACGCGCAGCAGCGTAACCGACATTAGCGCCAGAGAGGGCTCGCCGAGCCAGTTAACCGCGTCAAAACCAAACACGCCGAGAAAACTATTCAGCAGGCCGTCAATGGCGAAAAGCGCACGCCACAGCACGGCAATCGCCACGCTGCTGCCCAGAATAGAGGGCACGTAGTATGCGGTTCGGAAAAAACCAATGCCGCGCAGTTTAAAATTCAGCACAAAGGCGATTAATAACGCGAAAATCAATTTCAGCGGGATGGTTAAAAATACATAGGCAAAGGTTACCCCCATGGATTTCCAAAACAGGTCATCCTCAATGAACATGCGATGATAGTTTTCTATCCCGGTAAATTCGGGGGGACTCATCAAATCATACTCGGTAAAACTGAGTATAAATGATGAAATAAAGGGGAAAGCGGTAAAAACTATCAACCCTATAATATAGGGGGAGATATAGGCTAACCCCAGCATTCTGTTTTCATTCATAATGCTACCTATTTAGTAATTGTGAATTATTGGAAAATATGAAATCAAATCGTTAATAATTCTGGATAAATAAACTCCACGTCATAAATGGTTTTGTTTTTCCCGTTAACGCAAAAATCACCGTGAACATATCCCCCTTGCGTTAAGAACGGCGGAATATCGTTTAATTTGCGACGGCAAGCGGCGATGAAGGTTAAGAAAGCCAGAGGGATTGGATCATCCAGCCGGACATAGCGATGTTGCGCTGAACGAACGAGCAGACCGCGATGGAAGTGCTTATCAAACAAAATTTCCGCTAATTGCCAGGCATAAGTTCCCCATTTTCCCGATCGTTCATGTTCTGCCAGTTCAATCACGGCCAGTAATAAAACCGGACTGGCTATCTGATGAATATCTTCATTATTTAAGCGATTCAGCATGGTATTAATTAACGCATGCAGATCGTCGTCGCCGCTTAGACGATAAGCGCGCACCAGCGGTAATAAATAATCGCCTTCAAGCGTAAAAAGTTTTAGTTCAGTGCCTGCCTTTCCATAATAACCGTCGCGTTTAAAACGGTAACCCGTCATATCCTGGCCGTTATTCCACATTGGGCGCAGCGTATTAGCGGTAACGTCATAAGCGTACTGATAATAGTTTTTAAGCCCGGAAATAACCCAGCCAAGTATTTCAGCGTCGGGCTGGGTTCGCAGGATATCCAGCATCGCCAGCGGGTTATCGACTAACAGCGGGCGCATATCCCGGAATAGAACGTTGGCTTCTCGGGCTATTTCGCCAAATTCCGCGCCAAATTGACGTTGGGCGCGATCGCCGAACCATGACTGAGTCTGGTTATCGTCAGCGGGCGCCGGCTGACGCTGCAAAGGGGAACTGAATTGATAAACCGGCATTCCGGTTTCTGGGTTTCTTGCCAGTACGTATTGGCGGTACAGGTGCTTACCCCAGTTGGCCGCCTGGCGATCGCCGGTATATTCCGCATATTTGAATGCGGCGTAAATCAGATCGGTGCCGGCATTTACAAACGTTAGCCCTTTCGTCAACGGCAGGTCCGGCCATTTCGCCGGGTCAACCACGTCGCGGCAAGGGTGGAGGAACACATTAGGATCGCGGGGTTTGGCGTAATCGCCGTGACGCCCAAGATCCAATGAATTCCAATCTTCCACATGAGCATTCCAGAAGCCTTGCAGGAAGTTCAGCGTTTTTTCGGCATTAACGCGATGCAGCAGCGCGTAATAGGGCAGATGGTGCTTGAGTTCATGCACCTGGGCCTTTGATTCCGGCCCTTCGCTTTTTAGCGTGTCTAAATTGATGAAACGGTGGCCGCCCCAATAAAACAGTCCGCTTTTCTCGTCCGTAAAGCGATCCAGAAAATAACGGCACAATGATTCAGCCTGCTGTCGGTAAGTGTTTTCCCCGGTGATGGCGCTCATACCACAGAGCGTTCTTAGCCAGTTTTGCTGGCTGGCGAAGTTTGAGATCGGAGCACAACGGTCATCCGGGAATCGCCAGACGACCGGCTCCATATTCAGAACGTCGAACCCGTCGGCTAGCAACGGCGTTGCATGAGTACGGCTGTGCGCGACGCGCTGAATAATCTCAATATGACTTTTCAGAGCGGAAATCCACCCGTCAAGCGTTACTTCTTTGCTGGTGCTTAAATTGGCAAAAATACTCATGGAGTGCCTTCTTATGAAACTGACGGACAGTTCCTTATAAATAGAAACGCTGTTTTGATTGATTATATTGCGCTATTCACCCTGTCGTCATGCATGCAATATCGAAAGTGTGATCAAAGTCGGAACGTTGTTTCGAAATTTTTCACGAGGGGTTTTGTATGAGGGTTTGAATTATAACCATTTGAAAAAAAAGAAAAGACACAATCTGCGTTGTGTCTTTATCTTCGGTTGGAAACGGAATCGGTAATGCGGAAAAACGAATTAGCGAGCCAGCCAGCCGCCGTCGACGGCGATAGTATAGCCATTGATATAATCAGACGCGCTGGAAGCCAGAAATACCGCCGGCCCCATGAGATCCTGCGGTAAACCCCAACGGCCCGCAGGGATGCGATCCAGAATTTCTTTGCTGCGATCTTCATCGGCGCGTAGCTGCTGGGTGTTGTTGGTGGCCATATATCCGGGCGCAAGCGCATTGACGTTAATCTTGTGTTTGGCCCACTCATTCGCCAGCAGACGGGTGACCCCCATTACTGCGCTTTTTGACGCGGTATAAGAGGGAACGCGGATGCCGCCCTGGAAAGAGAGCATTGACGCGATATTGATGATTTTACCGCCATGACCTTGTTTGATAAATTGCCGGGCAACCGTTTGGGACATAAAGAACACGCTCTTGATGTTCAGATTCATCACATCGTCCCAGTTTTTTTCACTGAACTCGATGGAATCTTCACGGCGGATGATGCCGGCGTTGTTAATCAGAATGTCGACTTTGCCAAATTCCGCAACGGCTTTTTCAACCAGCCCGGCGTGACCGGCAATGTTGCCCATATCCGCAGTCAGGCTAAGGAAACGGCGGCCTAAAGCGGTGACTTTCTCAATGGTTTCTTTCGGTTCAACAATATTGACGCCGACAATATCGCAACCGGCTTGCGCCAGCCCGATCGCCATACCTTGACCAAGCCCCGTATCGCAACCTGTGATGATCGCAACTTTGCCCTGTAACTCGAAGGAATTTAAAATCATAGCCATTATCTCTCTATAAGCGACAATACGTTGTCGTTAGCTGTTAACGTAGGGTATGGAATACCGGTAATTCCGGCCGGCAGCGATTAACGCAACTCGCTGACCTTGACGTGATCCATGTCACCGAAAACCTGATTCTCGCCAACCATGCCCCAGATAAAGGTGTAGCGTTTGGTGCCCACACCTGAATGGATCGACCAGCTCGGTGAAATCACCGCCTGCTCGTTTTTAACTACAAGATGGCGAGTCTCTTGAGGTTGCCCCATCATGTGGAAAACCGCCGTTTCGTCGTCCATATCAAAGTAGAAATAAACTTCCATCCTGCGTTCATGCGTATGACAAGGCATGGTGTTCCACAGACTGCCTTCGGCCAGTTTGGTCAGGCCCATGGTGAGTTGGCAGGTGGGGAGTACGTCAGGAACGATATATTTATTGATGGTGCGACGGTTACAGCTGATATCCTCACCCAAGGTTTGCGGCGATGCGTCA
This window encodes:
- a CDS encoding carbohydrate ABC transporter permease, yielding MHTNMSTAQEVAAIEIRRTLRKEKISAAIRYVILLFVGLLMLYPLAWMFAASFKPNHEIFTTLGLWPEHATWDGFVNGWKTGTEYNFGHYMINTFKYVIPKVILTIISSTIVAYGFARFEIPWKTFWFATLIATMLLPSTVLLIPQYIMFREMGMLNSYMPLYLPLAFATQGFFVFMLIQFLRGVPRDMEEAAQIDGCNSFQVLWYVVVPILKPAIISVALFQFMWSMNDFIGPLIYVYSVDKYPIALALKMSIDVTEGAPWNEILAMASISILPSIIIFFLAQRYFVQGVTSSGIKG
- a CDS encoding carbohydrate ABC transporter permease, giving the protein MNENRMLGLAYISPYIIGLIVFTAFPFISSFILSFTEYDLMSPPEFTGIENYHRMFIEDDLFWKSMGVTFAYVFLTIPLKLIFALLIAFVLNFKLRGIGFFRTAYYVPSILGSSVAIAVLWRALFAIDGLLNSFLGVFGFDAVNWLGEPSLALMSVTLLRVWQFGSAMVIFLAALQNVPQSQYEAAMIDGASKWQMFMKVTVPLITPVIFFNFIMQTTQAFQEFTAPYVITGGGPTHYTYLFSLYIYDTAFKYFDMGYGAALAWVLFLVVAVFASIAFKSSKYWVFYSADKGGKNG
- the pelW gene encoding pectate disaccharide-lyase PelW; amino-acid sequence: MSIFANLSTSKEVTLDGWISALKSHIEIIQRVAHSRTHATPLLADGFDVLNMEPVVWRFPDDRCAPISNFASQQNWLRTLCGMSAITGENTYRQQAESLCRYFLDRFTDEKSGLFYWGGHRFINLDTLKSEGPESKAQVHELKHHLPYYALLHRVNAEKTLNFLQGFWNAHVEDWNSLDLGRHGDYAKPRDPNVFLHPCRDVVDPAKWPDLPLTKGLTFVNAGTDLIYAAFKYAEYTGDRQAANWGKHLYRQYVLARNPETGMPVYQFSSPLQRQPAPADDNQTQSWFGDRAQRQFGAEFGEIAREANVLFRDMRPLLVDNPLAMLDILRTQPDAEILGWVISGLKNYYQYAYDVTANTLRPMWNNGQDMTGYRFKRDGYYGKAGTELKLFTLEGDYLLPLVRAYRLSGDDDLHALINTMLNRLNNEDIHQIASPVLLLAVIELAEHERSGKWGTYAWQLAEILFDKHFHRGLLVRSAQHRYVRLDDPIPLAFLTFIAACRRKLNDIPPFLTQGGYVHGDFCVNGKNKTIYDVEFIYPELLTI
- the kduD gene encoding 2-dehydro-3-deoxy-D-gluconate 5-dehydrogenase KduD, with protein sequence MILNSFELQGKVAIITGCDTGLGQGMAIGLAQAGCDIVGVNIVEPKETIEKVTALGRRFLSLTADMGNIAGHAGLVEKAVAEFGKVDILINNAGIIRREDSIEFSEKNWDDVMNLNIKSVFFMSQTVARQFIKQGHGGKIINIASMLSFQGGIRVPSYTASKSAVMGVTRLLANEWAKHKINVNALAPGYMATNNTQQLRADEDRSKEILDRIPAGRWGLPQDLMGPAVFLASSASDYINGYTIAVDGGWLAR